The genomic stretch AGCGGCCGGCCATCAGCCTGGAGCTCGACAAGAAGGTGTTTGAGGTGGGGAAGGATATTTTATCGCAGAATGGCTCGGCCAATGATGTGCTGAACGGGGTGCCGTCGGTGGCGGTAACGCCGGCGGGCGGCGTGAGTCTGCGCGGCAACCCCAACGTGACGGTGCTGGTGAACGGCCGCCGCTCGGGCCTGACGCAGAGCAACGCGCTGGACCAGATTCCGGCCGACCAGATCGAGCGGGTGGAAGTCATCACCAATCCATCGGCCCGCTATGACGCGGCCGGCAGCGCCGGCATCATCAACGTGATTCTGAAGAAGAACAAAAAGGGCGGTTTGAGCGGGCAAATCCGGTTGGTGAGCGGTCTGCCGAACGATACCCGGGCCAATCCGAGCCTGAGCTATAAGTCCAAACAATTCAACGTGTTTGCCACGGCGGCCCTGCGCCTGACCGACTACGTGGGCCGCTACCGCACCGACCAAGTGACCGGCCCGGCCACCGACCAGACCCGCCTGCGCCAGCTGCAACGCGAGAACCGCCACGACGACGGCCGCCTGCTCTACTTCGGGTTCGACTACTACCTCAACGAGCGTAACACACTCACGGCCTCGTTCCTGAAAAACGCGACCTATGACCACGACAAAACCACGCTGCAATACGACTACACCCTGCCCGGCCGTGTCCCCGACAGCAGCTTGGTGCGCACCGGCGAATCGTGGGAACGGCGCAGCTACAACCAGCTGGATTTCAATTACACCCGCCTCTTCGCCCAGGCCGGCCGCAAGCTCACCGCCGACCTGCAATACGATTTCTGGAACAGCGACAAAGACTGGGTGCTGGCCACGAGCAGCACCGCTCCCGTGCTGCGGGCTTTGCCGGGTATCCGGACCAGCTCGGTGGGGGCCAGCCAGGATCTGGTGGTGCAGACCGACCTCGTACAGCCCTTGCGCGAGCGGTACACGCTGGAAGCCGGCCTCAAGCTCGAAAGCCGCCGGGTGAGCAGCGACTTTCGGGCCGAAGAGCAGCTGGGCGCAGACTGGAGGATCTTCCAGGGCATCAATAACCAGCTGCAATACCAGGAGCTCATCAGCAGCGCGTATACCCAGTTTGGCAGCAAAACCAAGACCTTTTCCTATTTGCTGGGTTTGCGCACCGAGCTTACCCGCATCACTATCCAGGACCGCGAAGGCACTTATAACAGCCAGAAACGCTACGACCGCCTGTTCCCGACCCTTAACCTGAGCTACCGGTTCGGCGAGAGTACCACGGCCCAACTCAACTACAGCAAGCGCATCAACCGGCCCTCGCTGTGGATGCTCTACCCCTTCAACGAGCTTACCGACCTCAACGCGCAGTACGTCGGCAACCCCGATCTGAACCCGTCTTACGGCGACGTGGTGGAGCTGGGCTTTTTGCGAAACTGGAGCACGCTGACGTTTAGTCCGTCGGTTTATTATCAGCGCAATACGGGCTTTATCCAAACGTATGTCTACCGCGACGCGGCGGGTACTTTCATCAGCTCGCCCATCAATCTGAGCCGGGAAATCCGCCGGGGCCTGGAGCTGGCGGTGCAGTACACGCCCGTGAAATGGCTCCCGCTGAATGCCGAGCTCAACGGCTACACCTTCACCCAGCAGGGCCGCTACCAGGAGCGCAACCTTGATTTTTCGGGCCAGTTGCTGACCGGTCGGTTCAGTGCGCAGGTGAAGCTGCCGGCAAAATTTGGGGTGCAGGGCCGCTACAATTTCACCGGAGCCCAGCGCAATGCCCAGACCCGGACCCTGGCCATTCACACCCTGACTCTGGGTTTGAGCAAGAACCTGCTGCGCGACAAAGCCACCCTGGTGCTGGACGCCACCAACGTGCTGAACTCCGACAAGCGCCGCACCCAAACCACCGGCGAGAACTACGTGTTCAACCAGGTCAGCAGCCCCAATGCCGCCCGCTACCGGCTCAGCTTCGCCTACCGTTTCAACCTGAAAGACGGGCAAGCCATCCGGCAAGCCAAGAGCAGTAACCGGAATTAGGGTTCCGCTCAGAAAACGGAACATACCGCACGCTATGATTTCGGCAGGGCAGATGCTGGAATTTGTCTGCCGCACAGTTAGTGCGCCCCGAACAGCAGGGGATGTTAAATAACCCGCACGCTACCTCGATAGAGGGGCGCTACTAGCCCAGCCAACGAGATGCTTACGCCGCGAAGTGCTGTTGCAACAGCGCCGTGACTTTCTCCCGCGTCAGGGGCTTTTCCAGAAAGCCCGCGATGGGCAGCTCCCGGGCACGGGCCAGGTCACGTTCGTGCAGCGAAGTGGTGAGCAGGATAATCGTGGCCTGCTGCTGGGGCGCGGGCAACTGGGCATAAGCCTCCAGGAAGGCCAGCCCGTTCATCACCGGCATGTTCAGGTCGAGCAGAATCAGGGCCGGGCAGGCCGCCGGCGTACTAACACTGGCCTGCACCACGGTGTGCAGGGCCTGTTCGCCGTTTTCGGCCACGAGCACCTGCCGGGCTACCCCCATCGTGCGCAGCAGTAAGGCATGGAGGAAGTTGGCGGTGCTGTCGTCATCCACGAGCAGCACGCTCGGTATCGGCAGGGGAGGCATACGCGTAGAGAAACCGGCCGGCTCATCAGGAGCCGACCAACTTAAACGGGAAAGGTGACGGTAAAGGTTGTCCCCCGGCCAGGCGCACTTTGCACTACAATGGTACCGCCGGCATTCTCAACCACCCGTTTTACCATGTAGAGGCCCACGCCGGTGCCCTCCACGTGGGTGTGCAGGCGCTGGAACAGCCCGAACACCTGCGCTTGCTGGGCCTCGCTCAGGCCCAGGCCGTTGTCCTGCACGGCCAGCACCACGCGCCCCCCGTGGCGGCTGGCACGAAGCACGACGGCGGCCGGTTGGTCGGGCTGACGGTACTTGATGGCGTTGCTGAGCAGGTTGAACACCACCGAGCGCAGGTTGCGGGGGGCCAGCAGCACCGTCAGCGCCGGCTCGACGGCGACGGTGAGCTGCGCGCCGGCGGCGGTGAGCTGAGGCAGCAAATCCAGGCGTACGTCCTCCACCATCGGGGCCAGGGGCACGTGCTCGGCCGGCTGGTTCTGGGCGTGTTGTAGGCGCGAGATGTCGGTGAGCTGGTCGATGGTGACGCGGAAGCGCTCCACGGCCCCGCCCATCAGGCCCAGCAGCTGGCCCACCACCGGGTCGGCCTGCTGTTGGGTAGGCAGGTGCTCGTGCAGGGCCAGCAGCAGGCCTTCGATGTTGGTAATGGGCTGCTTCAAATCATGCGACGCCGTGTAAATGAACGTGTCCAGGTCCACGTTGGTGCGCGTGAGCTGGGTATTCGACGCGTGCAGCTCCTCGTTGGTAACCGTCAGCTCTTCGTTCAGGCGCTGCACCTGCTCGCGGGCCAGCACCTGCTCCGTGATGTCGGTCACCAGGGTGTAAAAGCCGGCCACCGTGCCGTCGGCCTGCACGTCCGGGATGTAGTCGGTGTGGATGTGCCGGACGAAGTCGGGGCGGTAGGGCATCCGGGCCGTGAATTCCAGCCGCTCCCCCGCCAGGGCCCGCGCGATGTAGGGGCGCACTGCCTGATAGGCAGTATCCCCCACCACCGTGTGCACGGGCCGGCCCAGCAGCGCTTCGGGTCGTTGCTGAAACCAGTTCTCGTAGGCGCGGTTGGCAAAGCGGTATTTCTGCTCCTGGTCAAGGTAGCCGATGAGCACCGGCAGTGCATCGGTGAGCACACGCAGCTGCCGGGTAGCCGCCTCACTCACCTGCCGGGCCTTCACCTGGGCGGTGACTTCGAAGGCAAAGACCAGCACCCCGTCGGTGCGGCCCTGCTCATCGGTGCGGGCCTGGTAATGGAAGGTGAAGTACCGATCTTCCAGCGGCCCGCCGGCGTGGCGGGCCACCGGTACTAACTGGGCTTCCACCTGAAACGGAACTCCTGTATCGTACACCCCGCGCAGGGACTGCCAGGCGGGTTGGTCGGCCAGCTCGGGCAGGGCGTCGAGCAGCCGGCGGCCCAGCAGCGGCCGGTCGCCAAACAGGTTCTGGTACGTCTCGTTTACCAGCTCGTACACGAACTCGGGGCCGTTGTAGACGCAGATGGCGGCCGGGGCCTGGGCCAGGAAGCCCGCCAGCCGGCGGCGCTGGCGCTCTACCTCGGCGGTGCGGGCCGCCACGCGCGCTTCCAGCTCCTCGTTGAGGTGCTGCAAGGCCTGCTCTGAGTGGGCCAGGGCCGTATTGGCCCCCAGGTATTCCTCGTTGCTGGCCCGCAATTCCTCGTTGAGGGCGGCCAGCTCTTCGTTGAGGTCCTGCACGTGCTGGCGGGCTCGCACCTGCTCCGTGACTTCCACGGCGACATTGACCACGCCCAGCATCTGCCCCTGGACATCATACAAGGGCTGGTAGACAAAGTTGTAGTAGGTGGTTTGCAGCTGGCCGTCGCGCAGCATGCGGGCCGGGGTTTCGGTGCCCACCACGGGCACCTGGGTCGCGAGCACCTGGGCCAACTGCGTATCGAAGCCCTGGCCGCGCAATTCGGGCAGCGCTTCCAGCAGGGGCTGACCCAGCACCTGGGCGGGCGTGCGCCCCCAGAGGGTGGCCATCTGGGCATTCACGGTGGTGATACGCAGCTCGGGACCCTGAAACAGACCGATGGCCACCGGGGCCTGGGCCAGCAGGACTTGCAGCAGGTTGCGCTCACGCTCAGCCTCGGCGCGGGCAGCCTGCTCGCGGGCCTGGCTGAGGCGCAGCGCTTCCTCCACAGCCGTACGGGGCTGGTCGTTGGTGTCGGTGAAGCTGACGACCAGCACGGGACCGTAGCGCTGGGCCACCAGGTGGAAGTAGCCATCCAACCCATCGTCCTGGTAATTAACTTGGTGACGCTCAACCTGCCCTGAGGAAAAGGCGTCGCAGTAGAAGCCAAAGACGCCCGTGGCCTGCGCCTGCGGATACAGCGTGAGAAACGACTCCGGCGGGCATTCGGGCAGGTGTAGCAGCTGCTGGGCCGCCGGGTTGAGGCGCACGTAGGCCAGATCGGTGATGGTGACGCCGTCGGCCATGTAGACGGGACGGAAGATGATTACCCCGGTCAGCGATACGTTGAGCAGCACGCCCAGCAGCTCTTCGGAAACGGGAACGTCGGCGGGCAGTAGGGGCGGCATAACTATAGCAGGTAACGAAATGGCAGGCGAAGGTACCAATGCGGCTTGAGCAGGTGATGCTGTGGGTGGGAAAGTGGCCACTCACTGGCCCTGGTAGTGCTTTGACCGGTATACGGTGAGCACCGAAAAGGGTGGGGGAGTAGAGGCCAACGACCTCTGGGCTCAACCTGAACGCTCAACGCTGTCGTTGAACGCCATGCCCGCACCTGTGTTGCCTTTGCCCCTGGTGATGACAGCTTGGCGGTGGTCTACCAGCTCAGGATTTGAGGTGGTCTAGCTAAAACGGACAGTATTGGAACGTTGTTTGAAGATGGGTTTCGAAATGGTTGGGGGCGCCGTAGCTCAGCGCTGAGTGGCGGCGCTCGGCATTGTAGTAGGCAATGTGGTGGCTGATTTCCAGCTTGGCCTCAGCCAGGTTGGGGAAGCATCCGCCGTTGAGCAGTTCGGCCATGAAGCGGCTCCACACGATTCCGCATGAGTGTTATCGTAACAGTTGCCGCGTCGAATCATGCTCCCCCGTTGGGTTTTGCTGCCATAACAGAAGAAACACACGTCCTACTTCTGTCCGGCTTGCCTCGACCGCCTCATGAACTGTCTTACTTATCTAAACCTGCTCAATACTGTGCATCCCCACGGTTTGGGGCAGGCTCTACCGGCGCCCGCTGGTGCCGCTGCGCACATATGAGGGCTGATTCGAGGGGTAGGCGTAGCTCGTGCCGCCCGAGGAGCGTGGCGCTCTGCCCGCCGGGGGGGCACAGGGCAGGCCAAGCTTTGGCACCTCATTGGCCGGCGAGGCGGCGCTTTTCCTGCTCTGCAGCCATCTCCGTCAACACCTGGCGCAGAATGTGGTCAGCTGCTTCAACTGGCGGTTGCAGGTCGTCGTAGGAGAACGGGCCGTCCCACTGTTCAAGCAGTTCCATTAGGTTCACGGCAGCATGAATCTGGAGGTGGCGTAAGCTGGGCAGCAGATTATGGGCGGCGGCCTGTATGCCGACCAGATTACCGACGGCCAGGGCGGCAGTCAGGTCCTGGCTGGTGCGTTCGGTACTCGTCATAAAAGTCCCCAGCATGGAAGACACGAACTTCTGGTTGCCCCGCGCCATGTTTTGCAACTCCTCCAGGTTGTAGAGCCCCGTGGAAGGTGAGGGCGCAAGGTTGGTGAGAGAAGGTGGAGGCAATTGGCTGGTTGCCTTTGGCAGCAGCCAGTCGCAGAGCATTTGCAGCAGTTCGTCCTCGTAGAAGGGCTTGGCCAGGTAGTCGTCCATGCCGGCGGCCAGACACTTTTCCCTTTCGCCGTTGATGGCCGAGGCCGTGAGGGCAATGATGGGCAGCGTCAGGCCCAGGTCGTGGCGCAGGCAGCGGGTGGCCTCGAAGCCGTCCATCACGGGCATCTGCACGTCCATCAAAATCAGGTCGAAGGGTTGCGCGGCAGCCAGCTCCACGGCCACGGCGCCGTTTTCGGCCTCAATCACCTTCAGTTGGGCATTTGTCAGGAAGGTTTTGGCCATGAGGCGGTTGTACTCATTGTCTTCCACCAGCAAAATGTGCTTGCCGCGTAGCTCCTCGATATTGGCCCGCGCCTCCGGCCGGCGCTGAGGCAGGTCGTCGACGGTGCCGACGGGCAGCTCCAGCGTGAAGTGAATGGTGGTGCCCAGGTTCTTTTTGCTTTCGATGATGATTTCGCTGTGCATGAGCCGGACCAGGCTGCGGCTGATGCTCAGGCCCAGGCCCGTACCGCCAAACTGCCGGGTGATGGACGGGTCTTCCTGGCTGAATTCCTGAAAAATACGCTGCAGGTAATCTGTGTCGATGCCAATGCCCGTGTCGCGCACCACGAACGTGAGTGTGGCCACGTCCTGGTAGAACCCGGCCAGGTCGCACTCGATGCAAACCTCGCCTTTGGGAGTGAACTTGACGGCGTTGCCGGCCAGGTTGAGCAGAATCTGGGTGAGGCGGTAGGGGTCGCCGAGCACCACGGCGGGCACGTGCGGGTTGACACGAATGCGCAGGCGCAGGCCCTTTTCCTCGGCCTTGTAAAGCAAGGTTTTTTCTACCTGCGCGCAGAGGCGGTTCACGTTGAAGCCCACGTGCTCGAGGCTCATCTTGCCCGCGTCGAGCTTGCTCAGGTCCAGAATGTCGTTGATGATGACCAGCAGGTTCTGGGCCGAGGTGCTGATGGCGTGCAGATAATTGCTTTGCTTGGGCGCCAGCGGGGTTTTGGCCAGCAGCTGGCTCATGCCCATAATGGCGTTCATGGGCGTGCGGATTTCGTGGCTCATGTTGGCCAGAAACTGCTCTTTGGCCCGGGTCGAGTGTTCGGCCAGCTCCTTGGCTTCGCGCAGATTTTGCTCCATCTTCTTCTGCTTGGTGATGTCGAAGATGATGCCGATGTTGCCCATTACGGCGCGGTTTTTATCGTAGAGGGGTCCAGCCCCAATGAAAAGCCATTTGGCTTCGCCGGTTCGGGTGATAATGGGCAGCTCGTAGGAGCTGCTGGTGCCCTGATACCGCGAGTTGATGTGGTCTTCCAGCTGAATCCGGCTGTCAAAATCCAGCAGATTGGTGGGTAACTTGTAGCCCAGTAGCTCTTCGCTGGCGTAGCCAATGGTGCGGCAGAAGCTGGGGTTGGTGTAAACCACGCGCTTTCCCAGGTCCATCTCTACCAGGCCGAGCTGCATGTTATCGATGATGGTGCGGTACTTTTCCTCGCTCAGGCGCAGGCTCATTTCAGCGTTGTAGCTCTCGGTGATGTCCTTAAATTTCCAGAGGTAGCCCATATCCGCGTCGCTGTGGCGCACGGGCACAAAATCGTAGTCCAGCAAGCGGCCGTTGCGAAGGGCCAGCATACCCTGGTGTATTACCTCGTGGCCCGGCCGCAATTTCAGGCGCAGGTCTTCGCCGTCGGGGGCCAGCAGGCTGCGCTGCATCTGGGCTTTTACCACCGCGTAGTCGGTGCCAATGAGCTGGGTGGGCGTTTCGGCCAAGCCAAACAACTGGCAAAATGACTCATTGGTGAGCACCACTTTATGGTGTTCATCGACTAGCAAAATGCCGCGCCGGAGCATGGCAATGGTCTTGGCTAAGCGCAGGGCCGTTACGTCCAGGGCTTCCTGGGTTTTTTTGCGTACGGAGATGTCCGCCTTAATACCCGTAAAAATCAGCGGCGCACCCTGCGCGTCGCGCTTGGTTACCAAGGCCCGGTTCAATACCCATATGTAGGTGCCGTTTCGGCAGCGCACGCGGTGTTCGCAGCTAAAGTAGGGGGCGTCGCCGCGCTGATAGGCGGCCCAGGCCTGCTCCAGTTGGGGCACGTCATCGGGATGCGCGCAGTGGGTCCAGGTGCTGCTGGCCGGCAGCGGGTTGGCTTCGGAATAGCCCATCATGGTCTGGCACTCGACCGAAACGGTTATCTGGCCGGTCTGAAAATCGAATTCCCAGCCGCCAATGCCCAGGCCTTCCATGGTCAGCAGGCTGTGCAGGGCATTGTGGCGGGCCGTTTCCTCGGCCTTGCGCTGCGCCGAAATATCCTGAATGATGCCGCTGTAAATAATGCTTTCCGCATCGCGGTACGACAGCGCCGAATTGCCCTGGCACCAGCGCAGCGGCTGGCCCGGCACCAGCACGCGCCCCTCAAAAGACCACGGCGCAAGCGTGGCCGCTGCCGTGGCTACGGAGGAGTACCACAGCGCTTGGTCGTCGGGATGAATGAAGTTGCCGAAGTCCGAGGAATCTTCTACCTGCAAGCCGAAAATCTCCGTAATCTGCGGGCTGCAATACACACTTCTCATGGAGCCATCGGCCAGCTGGCGCCAGCGGTAGAGCACGCCGGGCACGTTTTCGGCCAGCTCGCGGTAGCGCTTTTCGCTGCGCGCCACGGCCAGCTGGGCCTTTTTTTCCGGCGTAATATCCTCCAGCAGGCCCACGTATACTTCCACCACTTGGTCGGCATTGCGAATGGGCTGCACTGTGATGCGCAGCCAGTCTTTGGCGTGCTCGGGCGAGGGGTCGGGCATCTCAAACTGAAACGATTCCTGCCGCGTCAGGCTGGCCTGGATGGCCGCCTGCGTATCCAGGTCGGGCTGGCGGCTATAGGGTAGCTCGGAGATGAGCCGGCCCACTAGGTCGGCGAGCGTGCAGTTCCAGCGCGCCAGAAATTGGTCGTTGGCCCAAGTGATGCGGCCCTGCGAGTCGCCCACCATCACGCCCGCAAACAGGTGTTGCAATTGGCCCAAAAAGTCGAGCTGCGTACCGGCCATGGGCGGAAAGGCCGTGTAGAGAACGGCCATTTGGGCGTACATCGCCTGGATTTCGGCGTCGCGCTCCTGGAGTAGGCGTTCTAGCGTGGCGCGGGTAGGCTTCTTCGGCAAAGTAGGGGTAGCAGTTGGAGCCATTGGGCTTGAAAAAGCAGAAGAGGCCAGCGCCTTTCGTTATCGATGTATAAAAAGCTTGGCACCTGCCGGCACATCTGCTGCGCCAAAGTGCCCACCAATTAGGTGCCAACCGGCAACCTGTTCATAATCCATTGATGTTCAATTTATTAATTCAAATAGTAAATTCCTGGGATTCCAGTTGTTAGAGCCAGCCTCCAGCATCTAGATCCAAGGAGGAAAGAGCCGGATAAGCAAAGGCAATGGATTTGAAAAACCATTCTGTCGTGCACCACCATCCAAGGCCTTTGAATAGTGGCCTCGGTTAAAAGGTTGGTCAAAAGCTAATTGGGGAGCTTGTCAACGGCCACTCTTTACATGAGAATAGGTACTGACAATACGTTTTCACAGCAGAAAACTGGTATTTAGCCCATTCAGGTGGCCATTTGCGGAGTTGAAGTGCCGTTTTTCCATCGCGCAGGCAGGGGTAAGTTTACTTTGACTGTTACACAAGTTTTATGAACCAAAGTGGCTTGTTTGCCGCCCAGATTACTCCGTACTGGGCGGCAAGGTGAGTGGTACAGTTAGCGGGAGGTTTCCCTATACAAACAGGCCTGAAAACCATTGAAATCAGAGTTTTAGTGTGTGGGCACCCTGTCTGGAAGCAGCTCGCTTAACTTTTAAACCAAACTTTTAACCGAGGCCGTAGATGCCGCCAGCATACGGAATGCCGTACTCCTTGCCCCAGAGCTTAAAACTGTGCAGGTGCCAGTTCTCCCAGCCCATCACCACCTGGAAGACGTGGTGCAGCTCGGCCAAGGTAGTGTCGCCCCGGACCAACACACGCCGGCTGATTTACGGGTTGATGCCGAGCAGATGAATCTTGAATTGATAGCCCACCGCCAGGCGGTCGGTACCAGATACGGTAGCAGGAGCAGCGGCTGGTGGGAGCATCGCTTTCACGCATAAGGAGGGCGCCCCAAGTCAACCCGCAAGACAGCTGCCTCCCCACTGCCCCACACTTTTTGATGCTCTCAAAAAAAGACAAACTGCCTATAAGCGTACATGGGCGGGGGAGGCTAAGCTGGGAACAACGGGGTAAATCTCGCTCAGGCGCCGGGGCGGTACCGGGCTACTGTGCCGGTCGCGCCGTGCGCCGTGCCGGTGGCCGGTTTGGCTGTCCGGTTGGTCGCCGCACCGCTGGCAGCCGCGACGGGCAGCCAGGGCGCCAAGCCCAGCAGCACGCTCAGCCGCCAGGCCAGGTAAAAGCGGAAATAATGCTGGGTGTGGGCAAGCAGGTGGTCGGACATGGCGGGCGCGAAGGGCGGAGTGAAGGATGATGGGCCCCGCAAACTTCGCCCGCTGCCCAGGCTATCCGGGGCCCTGCGGGCTAGGTTCAGGGCCATTCAAGGGGGGTTGGACGAAAAGTGCAAGTTTCTGTCAGCGGCGCCTTTAGCTTCGTGGCAACCTTTGTAGTGGCGGGACAAGTTGTCTTGCTTATATTACCCGGCTGTGCCGTTGCGGCGCGCTTCTTCCATCCTTGTTATGTCCTCGCTTTCCCCCGCCGCTTCTGCCCTGCGCCCGCTCACCTGCGTGGTAGCCG from Hymenobacter canadensis encodes the following:
- a CDS encoding TonB-dependent receptor domain-containing protein, producing the protein MKTWLYLCLWLLLTGAAQAQPTAGPGRTLAGKVQEHGSGAPVPYATINVKDAADKLLTGGISDENGAFRLDGIPAQAATVEFRFIGYQALSQALPAGTGRLDLGTVRLTPDATQLGEVTVTGERPAISLELDKKVFEVGKDILSQNGSANDVLNGVPSVAVTPAGGVSLRGNPNVTVLVNGRRSGLTQSNALDQIPADQIERVEVITNPSARYDAAGSAGIINVILKKNKKGGLSGQIRLVSGLPNDTRANPSLSYKSKQFNVFATAALRLTDYVGRYRTDQVTGPATDQTRLRQLQRENRHDDGRLLYFGFDYYLNERNTLTASFLKNATYDHDKTTLQYDYTLPGRVPDSSLVRTGESWERRSYNQLDFNYTRLFAQAGRKLTADLQYDFWNSDKDWVLATSSTAPVLRALPGIRTSSVGASQDLVVQTDLVQPLRERYTLEAGLKLESRRVSSDFRAEEQLGADWRIFQGINNQLQYQELISSAYTQFGSKTKTFSYLLGLRTELTRITIQDREGTYNSQKRYDRLFPTLNLSYRFGESTTAQLNYSKRINRPSLWMLYPFNELTDLNAQYVGNPDLNPSYGDVVELGFLRNWSTLTFSPSVYYQRNTGFIQTYVYRDAAGTFISSPINLSREIRRGLELAVQYTPVKWLPLNAELNGYTFTQQGRYQERNLDFSGQLLTGRFSAQVKLPAKFGVQGRYNFTGAQRNAQTRTLAIHTLTLGLSKNLLRDKATLVLDATNVLNSDKRRTQTTGENYVFNQVSSPNAARYRLSFAYRFNLKDGQAIRQAKSSNRN
- a CDS encoding response regulator, whose protein sequence is MPPLPIPSVLLVDDDSTANFLHALLLRTMGVARQVLVAENGEQALHTVVQASVSTPAACPALILLDLNMPVMNGLAFLEAYAQLPAPQQQATIILLTTSLHERDLARARELPIAGFLEKPLTREKVTALLQQHFAA
- a CDS encoding PAS domain-containing protein encodes the protein MPPLLPADVPVSEELLGVLLNVSLTGVIIFRPVYMADGVTITDLAYVRLNPAAQQLLHLPECPPESFLTLYPQAQATGVFGFYCDAFSSGQVERHQVNYQDDGLDGYFHLVAQRYGPVLVVSFTDTNDQPRTAVEEALRLSQAREQAARAEAERERNLLQVLLAQAPVAIGLFQGPELRITTVNAQMATLWGRTPAQVLGQPLLEALPELRGQGFDTQLAQVLATQVPVVGTETPARMLRDGQLQTTYYNFVYQPLYDVQGQMLGVVNVAVEVTEQVRARQHVQDLNEELAALNEELRASNEEYLGANTALAHSEQALQHLNEELEARVAARTAEVERQRRRLAGFLAQAPAAICVYNGPEFVYELVNETYQNLFGDRPLLGRRLLDALPELADQPAWQSLRGVYDTGVPFQVEAQLVPVARHAGGPLEDRYFTFHYQARTDEQGRTDGVLVFAFEVTAQVKARQVSEAATRQLRVLTDALPVLIGYLDQEQKYRFANRAYENWFQQRPEALLGRPVHTVVGDTAYQAVRPYIARALAGERLEFTARMPYRPDFVRHIHTDYIPDVQADGTVAGFYTLVTDITEQVLAREQVQRLNEELTVTNEELHASNTQLTRTNVDLDTFIYTASHDLKQPITNIEGLLLALHEHLPTQQQADPVVGQLLGLMGGAVERFRVTIDQLTDISRLQHAQNQPAEHVPLAPMVEDVRLDLLPQLTAAGAQLTVAVEPALTVLLAPRNLRSVVFNLLSNAIKYRQPDQPAAVVLRASRHGGRVVLAVQDNGLGLSEAQQAQVFGLFQRLHTHVEGTGVGLYMVKRVVENAGGTIVVQSAPGRGTTFTVTFPV
- a CDS encoding IS3 family transposase, translating into MAELLNGGCFPNLAEAKLEISHHIAYYNAERRHSALSYGAPNHFETHLQTTFQYCPF
- a CDS encoding PAS domain S-box protein; this encodes MAPTATPTLPKKPTRATLERLLQERDAEIQAMYAQMAVLYTAFPPMAGTQLDFLGQLQHLFAGVMVGDSQGRITWANDQFLARWNCTLADLVGRLISELPYSRQPDLDTQAAIQASLTRQESFQFEMPDPSPEHAKDWLRITVQPIRNADQVVEVYVGLLEDITPEKKAQLAVARSEKRYRELAENVPGVLYRWRQLADGSMRSVYCSPQITEIFGLQVEDSSDFGNFIHPDDQALWYSSVATAAATLAPWSFEGRVLVPGQPLRWCQGNSALSYRDAESIIYSGIIQDISAQRKAEETARHNALHSLLTMEGLGIGGWEFDFQTGQITVSVECQTMMGYSEANPLPASSTWTHCAHPDDVPQLEQAWAAYQRGDAPYFSCEHRVRCRNGTYIWVLNRALVTKRDAQGAPLIFTGIKADISVRKKTQEALDVTALRLAKTIAMLRRGILLVDEHHKVVLTNESFCQLFGLAETPTQLIGTDYAVVKAQMQRSLLAPDGEDLRLKLRPGHEVIHQGMLALRNGRLLDYDFVPVRHSDADMGYLWKFKDITESYNAEMSLRLSEEKYRTIIDNMQLGLVEMDLGKRVVYTNPSFCRTIGYASEELLGYKLPTNLLDFDSRIQLEDHINSRYQGTSSSYELPIITRTGEAKWLFIGAGPLYDKNRAVMGNIGIIFDITKQKKMEQNLREAKELAEHSTRAKEQFLANMSHEIRTPMNAIMGMSQLLAKTPLAPKQSNYLHAISTSAQNLLVIINDILDLSKLDAGKMSLEHVGFNVNRLCAQVEKTLLYKAEEKGLRLRIRVNPHVPAVVLGDPYRLTQILLNLAGNAVKFTPKGEVCIECDLAGFYQDVATLTFVVRDTGIGIDTDYLQRIFQEFSQEDPSITRQFGGTGLGLSISRSLVRLMHSEIIIESKKNLGTTIHFTLELPVGTVDDLPQRRPEARANIEELRGKHILLVEDNEYNRLMAKTFLTNAQLKVIEAENGAVAVELAAAQPFDLILMDVQMPVMDGFEATRCLRHDLGLTLPIIALTASAINGEREKCLAAGMDDYLAKPFYEDELLQMLCDWLLPKATSQLPPPSLTNLAPSPSTGLYNLEELQNMARGNQKFVSSMLGTFMTSTERTSQDLTAALAVGNLVGIQAAAHNLLPSLRHLQIHAAVNLMELLEQWDGPFSYDDLQPPVEAADHILRQVLTEMAAEQEKRRLAGQ
- a CDS encoding IS1096 element passenger TnpR family protein, yielding MLVRGDTTLAELHHVFQVVMGWENWHLHSFKLWGKEYGIPYAGGIYGLG